One Desertifilum tharense IPPAS B-1220 genomic window carries:
- a CDS encoding ABC transporter permease, with the protein MDAINPRGDISARAKQMVATRRESGLESAIRDSLTIGWRNLIRLTRTPSAIVSVLLFPIIFLSCFLFAFGRFMSAQGIDYIQYLVPIITLQAIFFTAMGAAVTLTKDVQSGMLQRCRSMPISRVAILGGLMIAYLIRAAIATAILLLFAHIYGFRFETGILSVIAYFAIALLFAATAIAGYSALALKVRQLDLVQSLLIVPYAPFLLLSNGFTPAENFPSWLQPFVQHQPVSYTAAALRAFSSRGEDLLVPAGGSLLWLTGLLVLLSLIAVRLYRGLS; encoded by the coding sequence ATGGATGCGATCAACCCTAGAGGAGATATCAGCGCTAGGGCAAAGCAGATGGTTGCGACTCGCCGCGAGTCAGGGTTGGAAAGCGCCATTCGGGATAGTTTAACGATTGGGTGGCGAAATTTAATTCGCCTCACCCGCACTCCCTCAGCAATTGTTTCAGTTTTACTGTTCCCGATTATTTTCTTAAGCTGCTTTCTCTTTGCCTTTGGGCGTTTTATGTCAGCCCAAGGGATTGATTACATTCAATACCTCGTCCCGATTATTACTTTACAGGCAATCTTTTTTACGGCGATGGGAGCAGCAGTGACGCTCACGAAAGATGTACAAAGCGGGATGTTACAACGCTGTCGATCGATGCCGATTTCGCGGGTGGCCATTCTAGGCGGGTTGATGATTGCTTACTTAATACGGGCAGCGATCGCCACCGCTATTTTATTATTGTTTGCCCATATTTACGGCTTTCGCTTTGAAACCGGGATTTTATCGGTAATTGCCTATTTTGCGATCGCGCTTTTATTTGCGGCTACTGCGATCGCGGGATACTCTGCTTTAGCCCTGAAAGTCCGCCAACTCGATTTAGTCCAATCGCTGTTAATCGTTCCCTACGCGCCTTTTCTGCTATTAAGTAACGGCTTTACCCCGGCGGAAAACTTCCCCTCCTGGCTGCAACCCTTTGTGCAACATCAACCCGTCAGCTATACCGCCGCCGCCCTCAGAGCCTTTTCCTCTAGGGGAGAGGATCTGCTGGTTCCGGCTGGGGGAAGCTTGCTGTGGCTAACCGGATTGCTGGTTTTATTATCCTTGATTGCCGTTCGACTGTATCGGGGACTGTCTTAA
- a CDS encoding ATP-binding cassette domain-containing protein, translating to MNDLMVEVQGLKKRFGNTEALRGINLSVAAGSVLGVLGPNGAGKTTTINCLTTLIKPDAGKAAIAGYDIIRDPASVRALISVTGQFAAVDEELTARENLILFGRLLRLSHHDAAKRATELLEQFDLMAAGNRRVKEFSGGMRRRLDLAASIVAEPLVLFLDEPTTGLDPRSRQQLWDVVRELKQRGITIFLTTQYLEEADELADRIVVIDRGEAIAEGTADELKDRVGGTYCEIRLADPRDEAKVRQELGELHQCPADGTLALPAPDRVATLIDVVRRMDAIGVTLADISLRRPSLDDVFFELTGHTTEDANTKS from the coding sequence ATGAATGACCTGATGGTAGAGGTTCAGGGACTCAAAAAACGATTTGGGAACACCGAAGCCCTACGCGGTATTAATCTATCAGTGGCAGCAGGTTCGGTTCTGGGCGTTTTAGGACCGAACGGCGCGGGAAAAACGACCACCATTAATTGTCTGACCACTTTAATTAAACCCGATGCTGGGAAAGCTGCGATCGCAGGTTACGATATCATCCGCGATCCAGCCTCCGTGCGGGCTTTAATTAGCGTTACCGGACAATTTGCCGCTGTTGACGAAGAACTAACCGCCCGCGAAAATTTAATCTTGTTTGGGCGGCTGCTGCGCCTCTCTCACCACGACGCCGCCAAACGCGCCACGGAATTACTCGAACAGTTTGACTTAATGGCAGCGGGAAACCGCCGCGTTAAAGAGTTTTCGGGTGGGATGCGACGGCGTTTAGATTTAGCGGCGAGTATTGTCGCCGAACCTTTGGTTCTGTTTCTCGACGAACCCACCACCGGACTCGATCCGCGCAGTCGCCAGCAGCTTTGGGATGTGGTGCGCGAGTTGAAACAGCGCGGAATTACCATCTTTTTAACCACGCAATATTTAGAAGAAGCAGACGAACTGGCCGATCGCATTGTGGTGATCGATCGCGGGGAAGCGATCGCAGAAGGAACAGCCGATGAGTTAAAAGATCGCGTCGGGGGGACGTATTGCGAAATTCGCCTCGCCGATCCCAGAGACGAAGCAAAAGTCAGACAAGAATTAGGCGAGTTGCATCAATGTCCGGCGGATGGAACGCTTGCACTCCCCGCACCGGATCGGGTGGCGACTCTAATTGATGTGGTGCGCCGCATGGATGCGATCGGAGTGACGCTGGCCGATATTTCCCTACGGCGGCCGAGTTTAGATGATGTGTTTTTTGAATTGACGGGTCATACCACTGAGGATGCAAATACAAAATCATGA